GCAAGGATGATGCCGAGCGTTGCGAATTGTTCCGGCGTGACCGCGCGTGTGAATAAGACATAGGTCAGAACATAGGTCGCAAAAAGCGTGTAGGCAGCATCACGGCCAAATCCCGGCAAGGTATATGCCCACTTGTTGCGCTTGAAAACGGTTGCTTCGGATAGCGGTGTTTTCATCATCATGACCATCCTTATGTATTAAATTTGACTGCTTTTCATCCACAGATGTTAATTAGATTCTATCATAAAAACTGCCAAAAAACAACACGGACTTGCGGGAAAGGTCAAAAAGAGATATAATGTCTTTCGCTGCTTCTGCGGCTTAAGGCAGGATCAAAACAGGATGACTGAATTTCACGGTAAAGATTACATACGCGGATTCAAAGACGGATTGCCCATTGGGCTGGGATATATTTCGGTCTCTTTTTCGTTCGGCATGATGGCTGTGAACATGGGCATCCCGTGGTGGATTGCGGTATTAATCTCGATGACGACGGTCACATCGGCGGGGCAGTTTGCCGGAATCGGGCTGATCGTGAACGGTGCGCCGATCATTGAACTGGTGTTGTCGCAAATCGTCATCAACTTGCGCTATTCGCTGATGTCAGCTTCACTTTCGCAAAAACTTGATAAGAGCATGACCGCGCTGCGGCGGTTGATCGTCTCGTTTTTTGTCACCGATGAGGTCTACGGGGTCGCCAGCGAAAAAATGGGCGAACTCGGAAATGTCTATTTATACGGCCTCGGCACCGCGCCGGTCATCGGCTGGACACTCGGAACCCTGCTCGGTGCGCTGGCGGGTGGAATCATGCCCGACATGCTGCGTTCGGCGCTTTCGATTGCACTTTATGCGATGTTCATCGCCATCATTCTTCCCCCTGCGAAAAAACATCGGCCGGCATTCGCTGTGATTGCGATGTCGGTCGGACTGAGCTGTTTGTTCCGGTTTATGCCGTTTTTAAAAGATTTATCATCAGGTTTTGTAATCATTGTCTGCGCGGTCGTCGCGTCGGTTTTCGGGGCACTCTGCTTTCCTGTCAAGGATGAGGAGGGCAAATAAGGAATGAACATCGGAAAGATACTTTTCTATATCTTTGTCATGTCGGGTGTGACCTATCTGATCCGCATGCTGCCGCTGACGTTAATCCGACGCAAAATCGAAAACCGTTTTGTAATTTCGTTTATGTATTATATGCCCTTCGCCGTGCTCTCGGCGATGGTCATTCCGGATATCTTTTACTGCACAGACATGGTGCTTTCAGCTTTGATCGGGCTTGCCGTCGCGGTCACGTTGGCGCTGTTTGAAAAGAAATTGCTGACCGTTGCGGTATATGCCTGTGCGGCGGTATTTGTAACGGAGTTAGCTTTCAAGCTGCTCGCGGCGCATTAAATGATCGGCAGGCAGCCTTCGTTTCGGCAATCGGCTTTTTAAAAATCCCATCCCTGCCAAGGGGCAAGGGTGGGATTTATAGATCGTTTAGTTAGGCTTTCCTTATTGCTGATTGGCGTTCGCGGCGTTGACACTCGGGGGCGTGATGCTCGCGGCGAGATTCTGCCCGAACCGCTTAATCTTTTGTGTGGTCGTTTTTTCAAGCGCGGCAGTCAAAATTTCCACGACTTTGATGTGTTTATATGAGGGAATCTTTGCATTGACGTCGCGGATCACTTTTTGAACCGCCGCTTGAATCTCTTCCGCTTTCGGCAGCCGTCCGAGTGTTTCTTTGATAAAGTCGAGATTCGGGAAGATTTTTGCCTTGACGCAGATATCACCGTTTTGCATATCCGCAAGCACAATGACTTCGCTGATTTCCGGCAGCTGTGCAATGCGCGTTTCAAGTTCCTCCGGGTAAATGTTTTTCCCGTTTGCGGTCACAATCACATTTTTCCTGCGTCCTTTGATATAAAGAGCACCTTCGTCGTCAATACAGCCCAAATCGCCGGTGCAAAACCACCCGTCGCGGAAAACCTTTTCGGTCGCTTTTTCATCTCGGTAATAACCGAGCATAATATTGTCGCCTTTGGCGAGAATTTCCCCGATCCCATCCTCGTTCGGCTGGTCAATCTTGAGCATAACACCCGGCATCGATCTGCCTGTGGAAGCAGTGTTCAGATAGAAATCGGTATTGCCCGCAAGCAGGGGAGCACATTCGGTCAATCCGTAGCCCTGCAGGGTGCGTATGCCGAGTGCTGCAAAATCTTCGACAAGCGAGGTGTCAAGATCGGCCGCGCCCACAATAAACAAGCGAATTTTTCCGCCGAGCGATTTGCGCACCTTGGCGCATATGAGCTTGCGGATCAAAACAGGAACACCGGAGAGCGCCTGCGATAATGTCTGCGTCTCAAAGAGCGGCTTGTATTTATCGGGGCTTCCGGCTGCTACGGATTTTCGGATTTGCTTGTTCAATGCTTTTAGCAAAGCAGGAACGACCACCAAGACCGACGGGTGGTATTCCGTAAAGTTTTTCGGGATCTGTCTCAATCCGTCGCAATAGGTGATGCAGGAACCCCGTGACAAAAGCAGAAGGCAGTTCAGTGTGCATTCGTATGTATGGTGAAGCGGCAGAATCGACATCGTGGTGTCGGTCGGGTTGATTTTTACGGCGCTGACTGTGGAGTGAATGTTCGAGCAGATGTTGTATTGCGACAAACATACGCCTTTTGCGTTTCCGGTCGTTCCGGAGGTGAAGATTAAAACTCGCATTTCATCTTTAGTAATCGGAATCGAATCTACTTCGGCAGTCTGTAAATTAAACGGTATGACCGGCTCCGACATACGCATGACCTCGGTGAAATCGAAACAGCGAATATCGTCCGCAATCAGCGGCTTTAAATTTTTCAGATAATCGCCATCTCCGCAGATGGCACAGCACTCGGCAGAAACCATAAAATCGCGGACGTCTTCGGCGCAGAGCTCTTTATCTAACGGCACGACAACGCCGACGACAGCCGCGCACAGATACGAAAGCACCCACTCAAAGCTGTTTTTTCCGATGACAGCAATGCGTTTGCCTTTCAATTTCAAATCAATCAGCTTTTGGCTCAATGTATAAAATCTGTTTTTTAATTCCGCATAGTTGATTTTTGAATAGCGGTCGTCGCTGCTTTTAATGATAAATGCCGGTTTATTTGCGAATTTATCAGCGCTGTGATTGATGATTTCTCTGAAGTCAGAAAATTTCTTTTCATTGTATAAACTTGTTTTCATGGGTACTTCCTTTATTTTATTACTATAATAATTAACGAAAATCCAGAATTACTTTTTTCTTTTCTTTGGCAAAATCTCCCTTTAAAAAAGAACTTTCCCATGCTTCTACTATAACAACATATCATGGTAATTGCAACAAACAATATTTGTAATTGAAAGCCATATAGGATTATTTTAAAAGAGAATAAAAATCGCAGCCGCTACGTTTTACTTACAGCGGCTGTAAGACAAATATTCATATGCTTATTGCTGTGGCTTCTCGGATGAGGGTTTCTCCGGAACTGCGGATTCCGCTTTCGGTGGTGTTTCTTCGGATATGATGTCGCCGTTGTCGTCAAGTCCTCTTCCGGCGAGCTTGCGTGCGATAAAATGTTCCGCCGGCTCAGCGAGAAGGGCGAAAATCGGAATGCCCAGAATCAGACCCGCAATCCCGAATAACCGCCCGCACAGCACAATCGAGACCAACACCCAGATCGGGCGCAAGCCGGTGTAATCGCCGAACAATAACGGTTTTAACAGATTTCCGTCGAGCGCCTGCATCACAATCGTCCAGATCAGAAACCATAATGCGCCGAGCGGGTTAACCAAAACGATAATCAAAAGGCAGGGTACCGCGCCGATGATCGGACCGAAGTTCGGGATAAAGTTTGTCACCATAACAATCACCGATAGCAGAACCGGGTAGGGCAGTCCGAGGATGATCATAAATAAAAAGTTCGCAACGCCGACAATCAGCGAATCGATGATGTTCCCGACTAAGAAGTCGGTTAGAATCTTGTCCATACGGTGTGCGGTATTATGAAAGCCCGGCCAGGACTCCCGCCTGATGAACGCTCCGGAGACGCGTTTGATAATGCGGCGCACGCGTTGTTTGTCTAGCAGAATATAGATCGACAAGATCAACGACAAGAAAAAATTGAATACGCTGCTTCCGACTTTAAAAGAGGTGTCCGCGATCTGACCGATGTTGTCGCTGACCCAGGTGACCGCTGTTTTCATCAACCCGCTGAAACTGCCCATAAACTCGTCGACGTTGAAATCGATGAAGCTGAACCGCGCCTCAAAATTGATCAATGTAGTTCGCAGGGTGTTGAAATAACTCTCGAGGTTATTAAATAACATCATTACCGAATCCGCAAGCTGAGGAACCAAAAGCACAATGAACAAAACTAAAATCGCAAGAGCGGCGATATATGTGATGATCACACTGAGTGTGTTTGCTGTTTTACGGCGCTTCATCTTTCCGAAAACCTTATTTTCAAAGAATTTGACCGCCGGATTGAGGATATAAGCAAAAGTCGCACCCCAAATAAACGGCGAAAACACATTCAAAACGCCGCCGAAAAAAGTTCCGACGCTCTTGATATTGCTCAGCAGCAGATAAAACACAATTCCGCAGAAAGTGACTATCAATCCGTCGATGACTTTTGGAGTTTTAAAATAGGAAAAAAATTTTTTCATTTATAATTTTTACACCTCACGCTGAATGACCGAAATAAGCATATCATTGACAGAAGCCTGCTGTCAATATACGGTTGTCTTTTCGTTCCGATAATGGTATATTTAACGCGAGGTGAGTGAAATGTTTTTATATCATATTGAGCTGACAGTGTCGAGGACCGTCTCCGAACCGCAGACCGCGGGGAATGTCCAACCACAGGGCTGGGTGATTCTCGTTGTGCTGCTTATCGCAACGGTTATTTGGTTTTTTACCCGAAATAAAAGAAGTTGACCGTACGGATCAATTGTAATGGCCTGCTGTAAAACCAAATTTAAAGCGTAAAGCTTAATGTTAAGTGACAGATCGGTAACAAATAGAGTGTAAGCGTTGCTGCCGCAACATTTTGAAGAAATTCTCTTGCGCGAATTTCTTCCCGCAAAAATAAAGAGCGCCTCAGTGAGGCGCCCTTTAATATTTCAAATATTCAATTAAGCCGGGGTGGAATTATGGCGCCGTTAGCTGACGCATCATCGAAAATTCGCGGCGTTTCAAGCCCTTGGATGTCAGTCGGTGCTAAATTCCGATCACCTTAACTACATTCAAAACACGAACCACTCCCTTGCATTGTACTTTCGCTTAATTGTCCGGGGGAGTATCCTCCACGGCAACTGTTTTTGTTCTCAAGCAAATTCTCATAAGTCCTCATTCCTTTCATCGGAGATGCAATTTGCTGTCGAGTCACAGTTTACCGTCCGCGTGTCGACTCGCGCGGACCGTCTTACTTCATCGGACTCACCCCTTTCTGATTAGGACTGTCATCGTCCTCTTTACTACGGCTTTAGTATACCACGGAACTTTTAGAATGTCAACACATTTTACAAAAATTATTGAAAATTATTATAAATATTGTTGAATAACACGAAAAAACCGCATGGTTGAGCCAATTTAGGGTGACAAATATCTATATTTAAATGAAAAAACAGCGCTGAAGTGTAACCGATTATTGTAATTTGGAAGGTTCGAAAAGATAAAGAACAAGAGGCAGCCGGTTATAAAAATTGTTGAGGAAAAACGAAAAGCGCCGTAGCGGCGCTTTTATACATCGGTATTCTCCACTGCTTAACAGGACGGCCGGGTCACTCCGTTCAGCTTGTCGCGCAGATTTTTTATCTGCACGGCGACGGCTTCAGGGGCGGGGCCGCCGTAACTTCTGCGCTTGCTCACGCAGGTGTCGAGTTTGATCGCCTCGAAAACGTCTTTATCGAATGCCGATGAAAAGGTCTTGTATTCGTCTAGTGAAAGGTCTTCCAGCCGCTTGCCGGTTTTGACGCAGTGCTTGACCAGTTCGCCCGTGACATGGTAGGCGTCGCGGAAGGGCAGGCCCTTTCCGACCAGATAATCCGCGCAGTCGGTGGCATTGATAAAACCGTCGGCAGCCGCTTTGCGCATGTTATCGGCGTTGACTTTGGCTGTTGAAAACATCGGCGTGAACGCGGTTAGGCAGGCGATAGCCGTATCGGCGGCGTCGAAAATCGCCTCTTTGTCCTCCTGCATGTCCTTGTTGTAGGCCATCGGCAGCCCTTTCATCACAGTGAGCAGCGCGGTCAGATCGCCGTAAACCCGTCCGGTCTTGCCGCGGCAGAGTTCCGCGATGTCGGGGTTTTTCTTTTGCGGCATAATCGACGAGCCGGTACACCAGGCGTCGTCGAGCGTCAAAAAGCCGTAAGCAACGCCCGACCAAAGGATAATCTCCTCGCAAAAACGCGACAAGTGAGTCATGATTACCGAGAGGCAGAAACAAAACTCCAGCGCGAAATCGCGATCGGAGACCCCGTCCATCGAGTTTTCGCAGACCGCCGGAAGTCCGAGCAGTTCGGCCTCGTAAAAGCGGTCGGTAAAATAAGTCGTCCCGGCCAGCGCGCAGCTCCCGATCGGAGAGACGCAGGTGCGCTTGCGGCAGTCAGTCAACCGATCAATGTCGCGCAAAAACGCCTGTGCATAAGCGAGAACATGGTGCGCAAAAGTCACCGGCTGCGCGGGCTGCAGATGGGTATATCCCGGCATGACGGTATTACTGTTTTCCTCAGCCTTGTCGGCAATCGCCGTGACCAGTGTTTTTAAAAGGTCGGTGATCTCGTCGATTGCTTCCCGCTGCCAAAGCCGCAAATCGAGCGCAACCTGATCGTTGCGGCTTCTCGCGGTGTGCAGATATTTTCCCGCGTCGCCGATGCGCTCGGTCAGCACCTGCTCGACGAACATATGGGTATCCTCGGCCTTGGGATCGATTTCGAGAACTCCGCTTGCAAGATCGCTTTTGATTCCGTACAGCCCTTCGACGATTTTATCGCAGATATTCGACGGAATGATGGCGCGCGCCGAAAGCATTTTCGCGTGGGCGATGCTGCCCTCGATATCGACTTTCCAAAAACGTTTGTCAAAGCTGATAGAAGCGTTAAAGCCCTCGGCGATGTTGTTTTCGTCGCTTTCAAATCTTGCGCCCCAGAGTTTCATAAAAAAACCGTCCCTTTCGGATAAAAAGATTACAATGTCTTGATAAACGCCTCGATGCGCCCGAGCGCCGTGGCGAGATGATTGATCGAATAAGAACACGAGATACGCGCAAAGCCTCTGCCGCTTTCGCCGAATGCTTCACCGGGGACGATTGCGACATGCTGCTGCTTTAACAGCTGTTCGCAGAACTCTTCTCCGGTTAGGCCGAATGCATCGATTTTAGGGAAGACATAAAACGCACCTTCCGGTTCAAAGCAGGGAAATCCCATCGAACGCAGCGTGCCGACCACGAGGCGGCGGCGCATATCGTATTGACCGCGCATTTCCTCAATGTCGGAGTCGCCGTGGCGCAGAGCCTCGATGGCCGCGTGCTGGGCGGTCGTCGGTGCGCACATGATGGCGAACTGGTGCAGTTTTGCAAGCTGAACGGCGACTTCTTTCGGAGCTGCGGTATATCCGAGCCGCCAGCCGGTCATCGCGTAGGCCTTAGAAAAGCCGTTGACAATGACCGTACGCTCCCGCATCCCGGGCAGCGAGGCAAAGCTGACATGATGATGTCCATAAGTCAGTTCACCGTAAATCTCATCCGAGAGTACGATGATATTGGTATTTTTAAGTACCTTGGAGATTTTTAAAAGCTCGTCTTCGGTCATAATCGCACCCGTGGGGTTGTTGGGGAAGGGCAGAATCAATACTTTTGATTTGGGTGTGATCGCCGCTTTGAGGGTCTCGGCGGAGAGTTTGAAATTGTTTTCCATTCCGCAGGGCAACGGAACCACTTTTGCGCCGCACATTCTGGAAAGCGGCTCATAACAAACAAAACACGGCTCGGGCAGTAACACTTCGTCACCCAGATTGACAAAAGCGCGCAGGGTGATGTCGATGGCTTCGGAGCCGCCGACCGTCACGACGATTTCAGAATCGGCATCGTATTCAAGGTTAAAACGGCGGTTTAAATACTTGGAAATCTCAACGCGCAACTCGGTCATACCTTTGTTGGCGGTGTATTTGGTCTTGCCCTGCTGTAAAGAATCGATTCCGACCTGCCGAATATGCCACGGAGTCTGAAAGTCGGGTTCACCGACGCCCAGTGAGATTACGTCGTCCATGGCCTCGGCAAGGTCAAAAAACTTTCGGATACCCGAAGGTTTCAGCGATTGTACCGTCGGGCTGAGCAACGATTTATAATCGATCACAGAATGACCTCTCGTTTCTCATCCGAACCGCCGTTTTCGAGGAAACATACGCCACCCTCTTTATAACGTTCCAGTACAAACGTGGTGTCGGTCGAGGTCACGGAACCGAGCGGAGAGAGACGCGCCGAGACAAAATGCGCCACCTCGCGCAAATTTTTCGCCGACATGGTCAGCGACATATCATAGCTGCCGGAGACCAGATAGACGCTGTCCACTTCGGGCATGGTCATAATTTGGCGGGCGACCGCTTCAAAACCCTGTTCGGGCTGCGGAGTGACTTTGATGCGGATGAACGCCTGAATGGATTCTCTTCCGGCCTTTTCCCAATTGATCACCGCTCGATAACCGCAGATCACGCCCTTGGCGGTGTATTCGTCAATCTTTTTCGCGACGGCTTCTTCGGTTTCGCCGGTCAGCAGCGCCAATTGCGCCACCGAAAGACGCGCGTTTTGTTCGAGCAGGGAAAGGATGTTCATTCCGTTTGCCATGTCAGTCAACTCCTGTCTGTTATTCAGTCGAACCGCACTTTGCGCGGTTCGCGTTTATGATATACGACGAAGGACTCAAATCCGAGGGATTTTGCCAGTTCGGCCCCGACGCGGGCATTATCGGCGTATGCGGCTCTGTGATCGTCAGTTCCGATGGTGATCATCTCACCGCCAAGGTCTTTGTAGGCGGCCAAGATCGTCTTGGTCGGCATCGGCTCATGACCTCCGGTCGTCGAGGAGAGGTTGATTTCAAGCGCCTTTTTTTCCTTGATTACCAGTTTTAGAACGTCTCTGATCGCATCGGACCACCGGGTATCGTCCACATTGACGCCCTGCCGGTACATCCGCCGAAACGGGTAGGTCATGTGCGCCAAAATGTCGAAATCACCCCAGGCAATCACATCGCAAAGTAAGTTAAAATATCCGTCCACCAACGGCAGATTTTTGCCGTCGGAAAAGTCCACAAAATAAAAATCCTCTTTATGGGGAAACTCGTGCTGACTTGCCAAAACCACGTCGAATGGAAAGCGGGAGATCAAAGCGGATGCCATTTCGGGGCAAAAGATGGGTTGTCCGATCTCAACTCCGAAAGCAATGTTAATTTCTTCTACACTGCGTTTTTGGATCTCCAGTTTTTTTTGAAGTTCAGAAAACCGCTCCGTGAACTTTTCGAGCCGGCTGAGTTCGGAGTCGTCAGTGTTGAAATCGGCGTGGTCGGTTACTGCCATATACTCGATTCCGGCAGTTCTGCGGCTTTCAATCAGAGTTTCGAGCAGGCATTCGGAGTCAAAAGAAAAATTCGTGTGCGTGTGGTAATCCTGCAGGGGCATAAACTACAAATACCTCCGATCTTAGAACAACCCCATTTTAACATAAATTTCCCCTAATTACAACCGGAGAAGCAGAACAACCCGATTTGCCAAAC
This DNA window, taken from Oscillospiraceae bacterium, encodes the following:
- a CDS encoding PHP domain-containing protein, translating into MPLQDYHTHTNFSFDSECLLETLIESRRTAGIEYMAVTDHADFNTDDSELSRLEKFTERFSELQKKLEIQKRSVEEINIAFGVEIGQPIFCPEMASALISRFPFDVVLASQHEFPHKEDFYFVDFSDGKNLPLVDGYFNLLCDVIAWGDFDILAHMTYPFRRMYRQGVNVDDTRWSDAIRDVLKLVIKEKKALEINLSSTTGGHEPMPTKTILAAYKDLGGEMITIGTDDHRAAYADNARVGAELAKSLGFESFVVYHKREPRKVRFD
- a CDS encoding AzlD domain-containing protein, with protein sequence MNIGKILFYIFVMSGVTYLIRMLPLTLIRRKIENRFVISFMYYMPFAVLSAMVIPDIFYCTDMVLSALIGLAVAVTLALFEKKLLTVAVYACAAVFVTELAFKLLAAH
- a CDS encoding AzlC family ABC transporter permease, with protein sequence MTEFHGKDYIRGFKDGLPIGLGYISVSFSFGMMAVNMGIPWWIAVLISMTTVTSAGQFAGIGLIVNGAPIIELVLSQIVINLRYSLMSASLSQKLDKSMTALRRLIVSFFVTDEVYGVASEKMGELGNVYLYGLGTAPVIGWTLGTLLGALAGGIMPDMLRSALSIALYAMFIAIILPPAKKHRPAFAVIAMSVGLSCLFRFMPFLKDLSSGFVIIVCAVVASVFGALCFPVKDEEGK
- a CDS encoding aminotransferase class I/II-fold pyridoxal phosphate-dependent enzyme, with product MDYKSLLSPTVQSLKPSGIRKFFDLAEAMDDVISLGVGEPDFQTPWHIRQVGIDSLQQGKTKYTANKGMTELRVEISKYLNRRFNLEYDADSEIVVTVGGSEAIDITLRAFVNLGDEVLLPEPCFVCYEPLSRMCGAKVVPLPCGMENNFKLSAETLKAAITPKSKVLILPFPNNPTGAIMTEDELLKISKVLKNTNIIVLSDEIYGELTYGHHHVSFASLPGMRERTVIVNGFSKAYAMTGWRLGYTAAPKEVAVQLAKLHQFAIMCAPTTAQHAAIEALRHGDSDIEEMRGQYDMRRRLVVGTLRSMGFPCFEPEGAFYVFPKIDAFGLTGEEFCEQLLKQQHVAIVPGEAFGESGRGFARISCSYSINHLATALGRIEAFIKTL
- a CDS encoding AI-2E family transporter; translated protein: MKKFFSYFKTPKVIDGLIVTFCGIVFYLLLSNIKSVGTFFGGVLNVFSPFIWGATFAYILNPAVKFFENKVFGKMKRRKTANTLSVIITYIAALAILVLFIVLLVPQLADSVMMLFNNLESYFNTLRTTLINFEARFSFIDFNVDEFMGSFSGLMKTAVTWVSDNIGQIADTSFKVGSSVFNFFLSLILSIYILLDKQRVRRIIKRVSGAFIRRESWPGFHNTAHRMDKILTDFLVGNIIDSLIVGVANFLFMIILGLPYPVLLSVIVMVTNFIPNFGPIIGAVPCLLIIVLVNPLGALWFLIWTIVMQALDGNLLKPLLFGDYTGLRPIWVLVSIVLCGRLFGIAGLILGIPIFALLAEPAEHFIARKLAGRGLDDNGDIISEETPPKAESAVPEKPSSEKPQQ
- the argH gene encoding argininosuccinate lyase, translated to MKLWGARFESDENNIAEGFNASISFDKRFWKVDIEGSIAHAKMLSARAIIPSNICDKIVEGLYGIKSDLASGVLEIDPKAEDTHMFVEQVLTERIGDAGKYLHTARSRNDQVALDLRLWQREAIDEITDLLKTLVTAIADKAEENSNTVMPGYTHLQPAQPVTFAHHVLAYAQAFLRDIDRLTDCRKRTCVSPIGSCALAGTTYFTDRFYEAELLGLPAVCENSMDGVSDRDFALEFCFCLSVIMTHLSRFCEEIILWSGVAYGFLTLDDAWCTGSSIMPQKKNPDIAELCRGKTGRVYGDLTALLTVMKGLPMAYNKDMQEDKEAIFDAADTAIACLTAFTPMFSTAKVNADNMRKAAADGFINATDCADYLVGKGLPFRDAYHVTGELVKHCVKTGKRLEDLSLDEYKTFSSAFDKDVFEAIKLDTCVSKRRSYGGPAPEAVAVQIKNLRDKLNGVTRPSC
- a CDS encoding Lrp/AsnC family transcriptional regulator codes for the protein MANGMNILSLLEQNARLSVAQLALLTGETEEAVAKKIDEYTAKGVICGYRAVINWEKAGRESIQAFIRIKVTPQPEQGFEAVARQIMTMPEVDSVYLVSGSYDMSLTMSAKNLREVAHFVSARLSPLGSVTSTDTTFVLERYKEGGVCFLENGGSDEKREVIL
- a CDS encoding AMP-binding protein translates to MKTSLYNEKKFSDFREIINHSADKFANKPAFIIKSSDDRYSKINYAELKNRFYTLSQKLIDLKLKGKRIAVIGKNSFEWVLSYLCAAVVGVVVPLDKELCAEDVRDFMVSAECCAICGDGDYLKNLKPLIADDIRCFDFTEVMRMSEPVIPFNLQTAEVDSIPITKDEMRVLIFTSGTTGNAKGVCLSQYNICSNIHSTVSAVKINPTDTTMSILPLHHTYECTLNCLLLLSRGSCITYCDGLRQIPKNFTEYHPSVLVVVPALLKALNKQIRKSVAAGSPDKYKPLFETQTLSQALSGVPVLIRKLICAKVRKSLGGKIRLFIVGAADLDTSLVEDFAALGIRTLQGYGLTECAPLLAGNTDFYLNTASTGRSMPGVMLKIDQPNEDGIGEILAKGDNIMLGYYRDEKATEKVFRDGWFCTGDLGCIDDEGALYIKGRRKNVIVTANGKNIYPEELETRIAQLPEISEVIVLADMQNGDICVKAKIFPNLDFIKETLGRLPKAEEIQAAVQKVIRDVNAKIPSYKHIKVVEILTAALEKTTTQKIKRFGQNLAASITPPSVNAANANQQ